The stretch of DNA TCGAGGCGTTCCGCGCTCTCGATGACGACAGCAAGGCTGCCTGGCTCGCCTACATCGTTGCGATGTCGCTCGAGGCGAAGGCGGGGTACAGCAACGAGCAGATTCCCCTTCAGAACCGGATCGCATCGATCCTCGAGATCGACACCGCAGCCTGGTGGCGGCCCACGTCGGAGAATTTCTTCGACCGGGTCAGCAAGGGATCGATCCTCGCGCTGCTCAACGACGTCGGGGGCGCCGCGCTGACGGCGCGTCACGCCACGCTCAAGAAGACCGACATCTCGGTGTCCTGCCACAAGCTGTTCGCCGGCGAGTCCATCGTCGAACCGGAGGTCAAGGAAGCAGCGCTTGCATGGGTGCCCGACGCGATGCGTTTCCTCGACCGCCAGTCGGAAGCGGATCCCGAATTCGCGCCGAATGCAGACGATGTGGACGATGACACAGCGACCGTCGGCGACGAGGCCGAAGATGCCGACGCGACAACGGATGCCGATTTGGATCCCGCTGCCACCGACGATGTGACGACGCAGGACGACCACGAGGCCGTGGACGCCTGATCTTCCTGACACCCTCCTGGGCGACTGACCGCCGGCGCACCCGCGTCGGCGGTCTTTTGCTGCCCGCCTTCTGGAGAACGCAATTATGCCCGCGCCGAAAAGGACGGGCCGCGATGTCGCGGCCGAGATCACCGACCTCATCATCCGCAAACTGGAAGAGGGCGTGCCGCCCTGGACGCGGCCATGGCGCGCCAGCGGAGGTGGCCGCCCGCTGCGCCACTGCGGCACCCCCTACACCGGCATCAACAATCTCTACCTCTGGGCGATCAGCGATCTTCGCGGCTATCGTTCCCGGTTCTGGATGACCTATCGTCAGGCCGAAGCGCTTGGCGGCCACGTCCGCAAGGGCGAGAGCGGCTCGGTCTCGGTCTATTATTCGTCCTTCACCAAGGTCGAGTCCAACCCCAACACGGGCGCCGAAACCGAGCGCAGCATTCGCTTTCTGCGGCACTACATCGTGTTCAACGCCGATCAGATCGACGGCTTGCCAGCCTATTTCTACCCGCTCGATGAAGTCCCGGCGCCCGTCGATCCGTCGGAGCACCAGGCCGTGATCGATCGGTTCTTCGACGCGATACCGGCCGACGTGCGGCACGGAGGCAATCGCGCCTATTTCAACCCGACGTTTGACTACATCCAACTACCCCATAAGCGTTCGTTCAAGTCTATGGAATATTACGCAAGTACCAGGGCGCACGAATCTTGTCATTGGAGTGGTCATGCGAACCGGCTTGCTCGAAAGTTCGGCAAGCGCTTCGGCGACATGGCATATAGTTTCGAAGAACTCGTCGCCGAGATCGGTAGTGGGCTCGTCTGTTCCGAACTCGGTCTCCCCAATGAGCTTCACGACAGCCACGCCAGCTATGTTGGTCACTGGCTAGGAGTCCTTCGAGGGGAGAAGACCGCCATCATCCACGCGGCGTCCAAGGCCGAACAGGCGTTCAGCTATCTCCGCTCGTTCAGCGAAGAGGCGTCAACGCCCGCCACTCCGCATGACGACGAAGCTGCAGAGCCCGGGCCCGAACGCCTTGCGGCTGCCGCATAAGCAGGGAGATTGACCATGCCTCTGGAGATCAAGCAGCTTACCTGCCTCTCGACCGCCCATATCAGCCAGGACATCGCCGCAGAGCTTGTCTTATGAGAATCCCTGGCTCCTGAGGCAAAAGGGAGCCACTACCCGGCACCGCAGCTGCGGTGCCGGGTAGTGGCGGGGGCGGCGCCGTGCGGAGCTTGGTCTTGCAGGACCGCGGTCGAGTTTGGCGAGCCCCTGTCTTTTCTTACGACCTGAACGGATACGTGGGCTCCGGGCCCGAACGACAAGCAAAGGTGGATAGAAAAGATGGCAAAGGATACCATCGGAATCGATGTGTCGAAAGACCGTCTGGACGCTTTCTGGCACTCCCATGACGTAGCGCTCAGCCTGCCTAATACGGCTGAAGGTTTCGCTCAGCTATGCGCCTGGCTGGGCGAGAATGATGGGGTACTGTTCGTTTTTGAGGCGACCGGTGCCTATCATCGCGGGCTTGAGCGATATCTCAGTTTGGCGGGGCACCCCTTCATCAAGGTCAATCCGAAACAAGCGCGACGATTTGCACAGGCTATCGGCCGACTGGCCAAAACCGATAGCGTTGACGCCAAAATGCTGGCTCGCATGGGGATCGTTCTGGATTTGACCCCTCAAGGCATAGAAGGTGAAGATGTTCATGATCTCAGGGAGTTGCTGACAGCACGGCGTGCCTTGGTCAAAGATCAGATCACGGCAAAGACACGCCTTGCTACAGCAACCAACCCTTTGGTGAAAGACCAACTCTGCCGCCGGATCAATGACATCGACACCGACATCAAAGCCTTGGATGAAGTCATTGCCCAGATCGCCAAACAGCGTGGAACCCTCGACGAGCGCATCAGGCGCCTGATGACCATTCCGGGGATCGGCAGATTAACCGCGACCATTTTGGTGATCGACATGCCGGAACTTGGGTATCTCGACAGCAAAAAGATAGCCGCGCTGGCTGGGCTTGCGCCTATGACGCAACAGTCAGGCAAGTGGCAGGGCAAAGAGCGGATTATTGGTGGCCGGGCGTCACTTCGGCGGGCAATCTACATGCCTGCGTTGGTCGCCATTCGCTTTAATCACGATCTCCGCGACAAATATCAGCTGCTCGTAAATGCAGGAAAGGCGAAAAAGGTCGCCATCACCGCCGTCATGCGTCGCATCATCGTTCTGGCAAACACGCTGCTGCGTGAAGGGCGTGATTGGCAGCCAAAACGACCTTGACCAAGACGGATACTCGACCTTCTGATCGCATCGCCACCGCCATTGGCAGCGCGATTAAATCCGGACATCTGGCAGGGGCAGATCGTCGCCGAGCGCTGGCTTGAATATGGCTGGTTCATCTGGGTGAAGTCGCCCGGTCGCGCCGCCATGCCAGAAGCGCTGCGTGCCTGCCTGGACCTCGCCGAGGCCGCGGGCGCCGACTGGCTGCAATTCGACCGCGACTGCGCGCCGGTCGCCGAGCTGCCCAGCTACGACTGGTAGCGGCCACCATCCCCACATCCCGAACAGGAGACCCCGCCATGGGTTGGCTTTACATGCCCCGCACTTCGCTCGGGGCTCACACCTCCGCGAAATCCTATCTCGACGCGCAGTTCACCTACGAGCGTCAGCTCGAGGGCGGCAGCAGCAAAGGACTGCAGGTGCTGGCCTCGGCGTGTCCGCAGAATCGCGTCTACTATGCCGCGGCCCAGGTCATCACCGACGGCGTCGCCGGCGAGGTATTTGCCATCGTCTGCCTGGTCCGCTGGAACCCGAACGACAAGGAGGGGATGATTTTCGGCTACAAGGACATGGAAGAAAGCATGGGACCATGCGAGGATGGCTGCCCCGAATACATCCTCAACCTGCTGACCTCAACCGACAATGAAAACGCTCTCGACTGGCGCCGGCGGTGCCTCGCCAGGCTGCAGCGACGCACGCGCAAGGTCGAGGATGGCGATCGGGTCAAGCTGGCCGACGCCCTCACATTCACCGATGGCCATGTCGGCGACGAATTCATCGTCCAAAAGCGTGGCCGCCGCATGAGCTTTCGCGATCCGGATACGCTGTGTAGTTACCGGATCAGTCGCTTCATGGAACGGCGCTGGTCGATCGTTCCTGTGACCAAGGTTCACAAGACCATCTTCGCTTGAACCGTCCCTCCTGTAACATGCCTCCTTGAAGAGGATTTACGATGCTTGCTGGTTTGCCTGCCGCTCCGATATCGCCGAAGCGCGGTATCCTTTGCAGTCGCGAAAATGCGCTGCGCGTCGCCTCCCGGATCTTCTATGCCCAGACCAGACCGGTCAGCATCATCCGGACCTGCGACCCACTCCAGCCCTTTCGCGTTTCGACCTCGCCCGGACGCGACGAGAATGTCGTCGTGGAGATGGTGTCGTGAAACGGAACATCCTCCTTCTCGGCCTCGCGATGGCCTCCTGCAGTGCCGCGCCCCAGCCACCAAAGCGTGCGACGTTCGAGGCCGAGGCGCGCGCGCTCGACGGTGACACGGTCGCCGTCGATTTCCGCCTGCTCGGGGTCGACGCGTTCGAGCGCAGGCAGCTTTGCGAGCGCGCCAATGCTTGCTGGCAGTGCGGCAAGACCGCGCAGGATTTCGCCGCCAGAGCCCTGCGCGACAAGACCGCCATCATCCAGCTTACGCCCAGCACAAGCTATGGGCGCCCGGTTGCGGTGGTGACGGTTGATGGCGAGGATCTTGGGGAGATGATGATCCGCGCCGGCCTTGCCGTTCCCGAAGGCAAATATCTGCACCGCGATCCCGAACGGGCGTCGCGCTACGAAGCCGCTTTCACACAGGCCGAAGCGAAGAGGGCAGGGGCCCTTGCCGGCCGATGGATCGCCCCATCGAAATGGCGTCATGGCGAGCGACTGGCGTGCGAGCGGTGACCTTGTCCGAAGCGCTGGACCGGATTCAGGTTGGTGCGCGTGCCCGTCGCGGCGGTTGGCACAATGGCCTGCTCTACATCTATGTCCCCCGCGCCGGCGGCATTGCCGAGCCGTTCCTGCGCTATCGCCAAGGCAGCGATACGCTGGAACAGCCTTATCCGCCCCGGCGTGCCGACTGGTTTGCTGATGATTGGCTGATCGTCACCGAGGAGGGGGAGCCGGACAGCTCCGCCGATGGAAAGGCGCCCGCCGCTTCCGAGCCGGTCAGACCAGAAGCGTCGGATCCTCCCACCACGACGGACCCTGCGTGAAGTCGCCAGACTGTGCGACCAACGGACCATCCGGCGCGTCTGCCACATAGGGGTTTGTGAGC from Sphingobium sp. RAC03 encodes:
- a CDS encoding DUF6927 domain-containing protein — encoded protein: MGWLYMPRTSLGAHTSAKSYLDAQFTYERQLEGGSSKGLQVLASACPQNRVYYAAAQVITDGVAGEVFAIVCLVRWNPNDKEGMIFGYKDMEESMGPCEDGCPEYILNLLTSTDNENALDWRRRCLARLQRRTRKVEDGDRVKLADALTFTDGHVGDEFIVQKRGRRMSFRDPDTLCSYRISRFMERRWSIVPVTKVHKTIFA
- a CDS encoding ArdC family protein, whose translation is MPAPKRTGRDVAAEITDLIIRKLEEGVPPWTRPWRASGGGRPLRHCGTPYTGINNLYLWAISDLRGYRSRFWMTYRQAEALGGHVRKGESGSVSVYYSSFTKVESNPNTGAETERSIRFLRHYIVFNADQIDGLPAYFYPLDEVPAPVDPSEHQAVIDRFFDAIPADVRHGGNRAYFNPTFDYIQLPHKRSFKSMEYYASTRAHESCHWSGHANRLARKFGKRFGDMAYSFEELVAEIGSGLVCSELGLPNELHDSHASYVGHWLGVLRGEKTAIIHAASKAEQAFSYLRSFSEEASTPATPHDDEAAEPGPERLAAAA
- a CDS encoding Thoeris anti-defense Tad2 family protein; this encodes MRAVTLSEALDRIQVGARARRGGWHNGLLYIYVPRAGGIAEPFLRYRQGSDTLEQPYPPRRADWFADDWLIVTEEGEPDSSADGKAPAASEPVRPEASDPPTTTDPA
- a CDS encoding thermonuclease family protein, which gives rise to MASCSAAPQPPKRATFEAEARALDGDTVAVDFRLLGVDAFERRQLCERANACWQCGKTAQDFAARALRDKTAIIQLTPSTSYGRPVAVVTVDGEDLGEMMIRAGLAVPEGKYLHRDPERASRYEAAFTQAEAKRAGALAGRWIAPSKWRHGERLACER
- a CDS encoding IS110 family transposase, with product MAKDTIGIDVSKDRLDAFWHSHDVALSLPNTAEGFAQLCAWLGENDGVLFVFEATGAYHRGLERYLSLAGHPFIKVNPKQARRFAQAIGRLAKTDSVDAKMLARMGIVLDLTPQGIEGEDVHDLRELLTARRALVKDQITAKTRLATATNPLVKDQLCRRINDIDTDIKALDEVIAQIAKQRGTLDERIRRLMTIPGIGRLTATILVIDMPELGYLDSKKIAALAGLAPMTQQSGKWQGKERIIGGRASLRRAIYMPALVAIRFNHDLRDKYQLLVNAGKAKKVAITAVMRRIIVLANTLLREGRDWQPKRP
- a CDS encoding DUF5983 family protein, translated to MAARLNPDIWQGQIVAERWLEYGWFIWVKSPGRAAMPEALRACLDLAEAAGADWLQFDRDCAPVAELPSYDW